A portion of the Bacteroides faecium genome contains these proteins:
- a CDS encoding helicase-related protein has protein sequence MELPKLINNINERVIDDLRVRLSAKSKVSIAAASFSIYAFEALKKELENVEELRFIFTSPTFVKDKAEKEKREFYIPKLNRERNLYGSDFEIKLRNQLSQKAIARECADWIRKKVRFKSNSSSEVMGGFLQVSDVESRSYAPFNEFTTTELGLDRGNSVYSMVHSSPSPFAEEYLKIFNAQWSNSEKFVDVTDRILEYIETVYKENSPDYIYFITLYNIFSEFLDDISEDVLPNEATGFKNSVIWNKLYNFQKDAALAIINKLEKYNGCILADSVGLGKTFTALSVIKYYENRNKSVLVLCPKKLNDNWITFRSNYKNNPIAADRLRYDILFHSDLSREYGTSNGLDLSHINWGNYDLIVIDESHNFRNGGKITTDEEDENPRENRYLRLLNQVIRAGVKTKVLMLSATPVNNGFKDLKNQLQLAYEGEVEKIDSLLDTKSSIDDIFRQAQTAYNRWVKFEPTERTTAKLLGMLSFDFFEVLDSVTIARSRKHIERYYDTTDIGKFPTRLKPISRRPCLTDLSAAINYNEIYTQLQTLNLAIYTPSDFILASRINKYVDLDESGNESGLSMYGREKGIRQLMAINMLKRLESSVNSFRLTIQRIQELIQNTINKIDNFSRDRYGHTSLEVDNYYPSMAAEDEEYYGSAFVGGKKTKIDLADMDFISWRQYLEWDNENLNLLLVMLQDITPRHDSKLQQLIEDLESKFSHPINDENKKVLIFTAFSDTAEYLYSELADRIHDEYGLNVAMVTGSVDGMCTIKKLKPDFNTILTLFSPRSKERDVLFPGSNTEIDVLIATDCISEGQNLQDCDYLINYDIHWNPVRIIQRFGRIDRIGSKNEVIQLVNYWPDVELDDYIKLKGRVEARMKVTVMTATGDDNLLSDEEKGDLQYRKEQLKRLQEEVVDIEDMDTGINIMDLGLNEFRLDLLAYMKDNPDIAHTPFGMSAVVGSSDFVQPGVIYVLKNRNNGVNINNQNLLHPFYMVYISHEGEVLCDHLSPKTMLDNMRAACRGKHEPDKKLCSVFNKETKDGREMCHYSDLLQEAIHSIIEVKEESDIMSLFSAGETTALRNKISGLDDFELICFLVIK, from the coding sequence ATGGAATTACCCAAACTGATAAATAATATAAATGAACGTGTGATAGACGATCTGAGAGTCAGATTGTCTGCTAAGTCGAAAGTGTCCATAGCTGCTGCTTCATTTTCTATTTATGCTTTTGAGGCATTAAAAAAAGAATTGGAGAATGTAGAAGAGCTGCGTTTTATTTTCACATCACCTACTTTTGTTAAAGATAAAGCAGAAAAGGAGAAGCGCGAATTCTATATTCCTAAGCTAAATCGCGAGCGGAATCTTTATGGTTCTGATTTTGAAATAAAACTTCGTAATCAATTATCCCAAAAAGCCATAGCCAGAGAATGTGCAGACTGGATACGTAAGAAAGTCCGTTTTAAATCTAATTCTTCATCGGAAGTAATGGGTGGTTTCTTGCAAGTGTCTGATGTTGAATCACGTTCTTATGCACCTTTTAATGAGTTCACTACAACAGAACTTGGTTTGGATAGAGGGAACAGTGTCTATTCTATGGTACACAGCTCGCCGTCGCCTTTTGCAGAAGAATACCTGAAGATATTCAATGCACAATGGAGTAATAGCGAAAAGTTTGTAGATGTAACAGACCGGATTTTGGAATATATTGAAACGGTTTATAAGGAAAACTCACCAGATTACATCTACTTTATCACACTCTATAATATCTTCAGCGAGTTTCTTGATGATATATCCGAAGATGTATTGCCCAATGAAGCTACAGGGTTCAAAAATAGTGTGATTTGGAATAAACTATATAATTTTCAGAAAGATGCAGCTCTTGCTATCATCAATAAATTAGAGAAATACAATGGCTGTATTTTGGCAGATAGCGTTGGTTTAGGTAAGACTTTCACGGCACTTTCTGTGATTAAGTATTATGAAAACCGAAATAAGTCCGTTTTGGTTCTATGCCCTAAAAAACTGAATGATAACTGGATTACGTTTCGCAGTAATTATAAGAATAATCCTATCGCAGCAGACAGATTGCGTTATGATATCTTATTTCATTCGGACTTATCTCGTGAATACGGGACGTCTAATGGATTAGACCTTTCTCATATCAATTGGGGAAACTATGACCTTATCGTTATAGACGAAAGTCACAATTTTCGTAATGGTGGCAAAATTACGACTGACGAGGAAGATGAGAATCCTAGAGAAAACCGTTATTTACGTTTGTTGAATCAGGTGATTCGTGCCGGAGTGAAAACAAAAGTACTAATGCTTTCTGCTACTCCTGTTAACAATGGCTTCAAGGATTTAAAGAATCAATTGCAGTTGGCTTATGAGGGGGAAGTTGAAAAGATTGATTCTTTATTGGATACTAAAAGTAGCATTGATGATATATTCCGTCAGGCACAAACTGCATATAATAGATGGGTGAAGTTTGAACCGACGGAACGTACTACGGCTAAGTTGTTGGGAATGTTAAGCTTTGATTTTTTTGAGGTGTTAGATTCGGTGACAATTGCCCGTAGTCGAAAACATATTGAGCGATATTATGATACTACAGATATTGGTAAATTTCCTACCCGTCTGAAACCAATATCTCGTCGTCCATGCTTAACGGATTTGAGTGCGGCTATCAATTATAATGAAATTTATACCCAGTTGCAAACATTGAATCTTGCTATATATACTCCTTCTGATTTTATATTGGCGAGCAGAATAAATAAGTATGTAGACTTGGACGAGTCTGGTAATGAAAGTGGACTATCCATGTATGGGCGTGAAAAAGGTATTCGGCAATTGATGGCAATCAATATGCTAAAACGTTTGGAAAGTTCAGTTAATTCATTTCGCTTGACTATTCAACGTATACAGGAACTTATTCAAAATACGATAAACAAGATAGATAACTTCTCGCGTGACAGATATGGACATACCTCTTTGGAAGTGGACAATTATTATCCGTCAATGGCAGCTGAAGATGAAGAATATTATGGCTCTGCTTTTGTTGGTGGAAAAAAGACGAAAATTGATTTAGCTGATATGGATTTTATATCTTGGCGGCAGTATCTGGAATGGGATAATGAGAATCTTAACCTTCTTTTAGTAATGCTTCAAGATATTACTCCTCGTCACGACAGTAAGTTGCAACAACTTATTGAAGACTTGGAATCTAAATTCAGTCATCCTATCAATGATGAAAATAAAAAGGTCTTGATCTTCACAGCTTTTTCTGATACGGCTGAATATTTATATTCGGAACTGGCTGACCGTATTCATGATGAATATGGTTTGAATGTTGCTATGGTAACAGGTTCGGTGGACGGAATGTGTACTATCAAAAAATTAAAGCCTGACTTTAATACGATTCTTACACTCTTTTCGCCTCGTTCAAAAGAACGTGATGTCTTGTTTCCCGGTTCGAATACTGAAATAGATGTACTTATTGCTACAGATTGTATATCGGAAGGTCAGAACCTGCAGGATTGCGATTATTTGATAAATTATGATATACACTGGAATCCCGTTCGTATTATTCAGCGATTTGGACGTATAGACCGTATTGGCTCCAAGAATGAGGTGATTCAACTGGTAAACTACTGGCCTGATGTAGAATTGGATGATTATATCAAGTTGAAGGGGCGCGTAGAGGCTCGCATGAAGGTGACTGTTATGACTGCCACCGGTGATGATAATCTTCTCTCTGATGAAGAAAAAGGGGATTTGCAATACCGGAAGGAGCAGTTGAAGCGTCTACAAGAAGAAGTCGTTGATATTGAAGATATGGATACGGGTATCAATATCATGGATTTAGGACTTAATGAGTTCAGACTAGACCTTTTGGCTTACATGAAGGATAATCCGGATATTGCTCATACTCCTTTTGGGATGAGTGCTGTTGTTGGAAGTTCAGATTTTGTGCAGCCGGGAGTTATCTATGTGCTGAAGAACCGGAACAATGGAGTAAATATCAATAATCAGAATTTGCTTCATCCATTCTATATGGTTTATATAAGCCATGAGGGAGAAGTGCTTTGTGATCACTTGTCTCCTAAAACGATGCTTGACAATATGCGTGCAGCCTGTCGGGGAAAACATGAACCAGATAAAAAATTATGTTCTGTATTCAATAAAGAAACGAAAGACGGGCGTGAGATGTGTCACTATTCTGACTTGTTGCAGGAAGCTATTCATAGCATTATTGAAGTGAAAGAAGAATCGGATATTATGAGCCTTTTCTCGGCAGGTGAAACTACTGCGCTTCGAAATAAAATATCAGGGCTTGATGATTTTGAGTTAATCTGTTTTTTGGTGATTAAATAG
- a CDS encoding DUF4391 domain-containing protein: protein MYNLPQSTIVNRVIPKKTFVNQLGANTRMKDHFTNDVVRVEWLAKLAPSTINVADGKEVHEITIFLVPIKDENCPDDIFSFIDGMIPRHTLFILRWGDMTCLHLNYKEWMESSANTDKTFRIAKTYRSQWIKDTEISLSIEGVTMDTIYEALVRQVAGERIIIQSENLREDVEKSTQREMLLKEIEILKQKEAKERQPQKKFVLHQQRIALELEISKE, encoded by the coding sequence ATGTATAATCTTCCGCAATCAACCATCGTAAACAGAGTTATCCCCAAGAAAACGTTTGTAAATCAATTGGGAGCTAATACTCGCATGAAAGACCACTTCACAAATGATGTGGTTCGAGTGGAGTGGCTGGCTAAGTTAGCCCCAAGTACTATTAATGTGGCAGATGGAAAAGAAGTACATGAAATCACAATATTTCTTGTGCCTATTAAGGATGAAAATTGTCCGGATGATATTTTTTCTTTTATTGATGGTATGATACCACGACATACGCTCTTTATTTTGCGTTGGGGAGATATGACTTGTTTGCATCTCAATTACAAAGAATGGATGGAAAGCAGTGCGAATACGGATAAAACTTTTCGTATTGCTAAGACGTATCGTTCTCAATGGATAAAAGATACAGAAATCAGTCTTTCCATAGAGGGGGTGACGATGGATACTATCTATGAGGCACTTGTTCGCCAAGTGGCAGGGGAGCGCATTATCATACAAAGCGAAAATTTACGTGAGGATGTAGAGAAATCAACTCAACGTGAAATGTTGCTTAAAGAAATAGAAATTCTAAAGCAGAAAGAGGCGAAGGAGAGACAGCCTCAAAAAAAGTTTGTATTACATCAACAACGCATAGCATTGGAATTGGAAATAAGTAAAGAATAA
- a CDS encoding site-specific DNA-methyltransferase has translation MDKLRMQTLDGVQDNIDKIAALFPNCITERKDAEGKVTLAIDFDKLRQELSSEIVEGREERYQFTWPDKKKAILLANSPINATLRPCREESVDFDNTQNLYIEGDNLDVLKCLKETYLGKVKMIYIDPPYNTGNDFVYEDDFAESTSEYLANSGQYDEQGNRLVTNSESNGRFHTDWLNMIYPRIKVARDLLTEDGVIFISIDDNEQRNLKSVMDEIFGESNFLAQVVWERAYSPINLMKHFSPAHDYILCYGKNVEKAICNGIPRSDAANERYSNPDNDYRGKWKSSDLSVGPAVIANIYPIKTPSGRVVMPPSGYSWRLSKTKFEEFVNDNRIWFGADGSNVPSIKRFLSELRKTGITPMTFWRYEEVGHSQDATQKLANLFDGKKYFDYPKPVELVKRIIALYSNKNSLILDFFSGSATTAHAVMQLNAEDGGSRKFIMVQLPEQINEKSEAYEAGYKNICEIGKERICRAGKMIKEALSAKQEDIQTLDIGFRVLKLDSSNMEGVYYSPAEYDQQNLFAQTENVKSNRTSEDLLFQVMLELGATLDSKIEQIEIKGKTIYNVATNYLVACFDNEIDDSVVTAIAKMQPQYAVFRDSSMADDSTATNFEQIFKTYSPNTVTKVL, from the coding sequence ATGGATAAACTTAGGATGCAAACGCTTGACGGCGTTCAGGACAATATAGATAAAATAGCTGCACTCTTCCCTAACTGTATTACAGAACGGAAAGATGCTGAAGGCAAAGTTACTTTAGCGATAGATTTTGATAAGTTGCGGCAGGAACTTTCTTCGGAGATAGTGGAAGGGCGTGAAGAACGTTATCAGTTTACATGGCCGGACAAGAAGAAGGCGATACTTCTTGCTAATTCACCAATCAATGCAACGCTTCGCCCTTGTCGTGAAGAGAGTGTTGATTTTGATAATACGCAGAATCTTTATATTGAAGGTGATAACCTTGATGTGTTGAAATGCTTGAAAGAGACATATCTTGGTAAGGTGAAGATGATTTATATTGATCCACCTTATAACACGGGTAATGATTTTGTGTATGAAGATGACTTTGCCGAATCGACTTCTGAATATTTGGCTAATAGTGGGCAGTATGATGAACAAGGTAATCGGTTGGTTACTAATTCAGAAAGTAATGGACGATTTCATACGGATTGGTTGAATATGATTTATCCCAGGATCAAGGTGGCAAGAGATTTATTAACAGAGGATGGTGTAATATTTATCTCTATTGATGATAATGAGCAACGGAATTTAAAGAGTGTAATGGATGAAATTTTTGGAGAAAGCAATTTTTTAGCACAAGTTGTTTGGGAAAGAGCATATTCTCCTATAAATCTTATGAAACATTTTTCTCCGGCACATGATTATATTCTTTGTTATGGGAAAAATGTGGAGAAGGCTATTTGTAATGGTATTCCTAGAAGTGATGCTGCCAATGAGAGGTATTCGAATCCGGATAATGATTATAGAGGTAAATGGAAATCAAGTGACTTATCAGTTGGCCCTGCTGTAATTGCTAATATTTATCCAATTAAAACACCATCAGGAAGGGTCGTAATGCCACCTTCAGGTTATAGTTGGAGACTTTCAAAAACTAAGTTTGAAGAGTTTGTTAATGATAATAGAATTTGGTTTGGAGCAGATGGAAGCAATGTTCCTTCTATTAAACGTTTCTTATCTGAACTACGCAAGACTGGAATAACTCCCATGACATTTTGGAGGTATGAAGAAGTCGGTCATTCACAAGATGCAACTCAAAAGTTAGCTAATTTATTTGATGGAAAGAAATATTTTGATTATCCTAAACCTGTTGAGTTGGTAAAGAGAATCATTGCTTTGTATAGTAACAAGAATTCTCTCATACTTGATTTCTTTTCTGGTTCTGCTACTACAGCTCATGCCGTAATGCAACTAAACGCAGAAGATGGTGGTAGTCGTAAGTTTATCATGGTACAATTACCAGAACAAATTAATGAAAAGAGTGAAGCATACGAAGCAGGTTACAAGAATATTTGTGAAATTGGCAAAGAACGTATTTGTCGTGCTGGAAAGATGATAAAAGAAGCATTAAGTGCGAAACAAGAAGATATACAAACTCTTGATATTGGTTTCCGTGTTCTTAAACTTGATAGTAGTAATATGGAAGGTGTTTATTATTCTCCGGCAGAGTACGATCAACAAAATCTTTTTGCTCAAACAGAGAATGTGAAGTCCAATCGTACAAGTGAAGACCTTTTATTTCAAGTAATGCTTGAATTAGGAGCCACACTTGATAGTAAGATTGAGCAAATAGAAATAAAAGGTAAGACTATTTATAATGTAGCCACCAATTATCTTGTTGCTTGTTTTGATAATGAAATAGATGATAGTGTTGTTACTGCTATTGCCAAAATGCAGCCCCAATACGCTGTATTCCGTGATAGCTCAATGGCAGACGACAGTACTGCCACCAACTTTGAACAAATATTTAAAACTTATTCTCCAAATACGGTAACAAAAGTACTATAA
- a CDS encoding ATP-binding protein: MMDNIIKRLIGENTTCDFKEFLERKQFKSWLKSVSAFANGLGGSLFFGVNDDGEVVGLSDIKSDTEFISDKIKTIIDPIPDFELKTFQTEDGKNILELRVLSGSMTPYYFVNSGSRIAFVRMGDESVVANVHQLSGLVLKGRNVTYDSLSTEYTLKEMSFDVLAKAYEKQTGSPFQEKLLRSFSLITDKGFLTNAGVLFSDQCPYRHSSLYCTRWTGIHKDDAKDSREYQGNLLSLLDAGEQFVDLHNLKGWIKLPNRRLNTPDYSRRAVFEALVNAFIHRDYSELGSEVHIDIYDDRMVIYSPGGMFDGTLIQDRDLDDVSSKRRNPILADVFAQLDFMEKRGSGLRKIYNETAKLPGFTEAKEPRFRSQATSFYTELLNNNYRSQTNDPVNDPVNDPVNDPVKSFTLLQKDLISLLKETPTITRPELCERLNVSLATIRRAIAQLKELNIIERIGSDKAGYWKVKSGVDKLIKGR; encoded by the coding sequence ATGATGGATAATATAATTAAACGGCTGATTGGCGAGAATACCACTTGTGATTTCAAAGAATTTTTGGAACGCAAGCAATTCAAAAGTTGGTTGAAAAGTGTCAGTGCTTTTGCTAATGGGCTTGGCGGTTCCTTATTCTTTGGTGTAAATGATGATGGTGAAGTAGTAGGTTTGAGTGACATTAAATCAGATACAGAGTTTATTAGTGACAAAATAAAGACTATAATAGATCCTATACCAGACTTTGAACTGAAAACATTCCAAACAGAAGACGGAAAAAATATTCTCGAACTTCGTGTACTATCGGGAAGTATGACGCCTTATTATTTCGTGAATAGCGGAAGCCGTATCGCTTTTGTTAGGATGGGGGATGAAAGTGTTGTAGCCAACGTCCATCAGCTAAGCGGTTTAGTACTCAAAGGTAGAAATGTAACGTATGATTCATTATCTACGGAATACACCTTGAAAGAAATGAGTTTTGATGTATTGGCAAAAGCTTATGAAAAACAAACCGGTTCTCCCTTTCAAGAAAAGTTGTTACGTTCATTCTCTCTGATTACTGACAAAGGCTTCTTGACGAATGCTGGTGTGCTTTTTTCAGACCAATGTCCTTATAGACATTCAAGTCTTTATTGTACCAGATGGACAGGTATTCATAAAGATGATGCCAAAGACTCTCGTGAATATCAGGGAAACTTATTGTCGTTGCTTGATGCGGGAGAACAATTTGTGGATTTACACAATTTGAAAGGATGGATAAAATTGCCGAACCGCCGCCTGAACACTCCTGATTACTCACGCCGTGCAGTGTTTGAAGCATTGGTTAATGCGTTTATCCATCGTGATTATTCAGAGTTGGGAAGTGAAGTTCATATTGATATTTATGATGATCGAATGGTAATTTATTCTCCGGGAGGAATGTTTGATGGAACACTTATTCAAGACCGGGACTTGGATGATGTTTCATCCAAACGTCGTAATCCTATATTGGCCGATGTGTTTGCACAATTGGATTTCATGGAAAAGAGAGGAAGTGGATTACGAAAGATATATAATGAAACGGCAAAACTTCCGGGTTTTACTGAAGCAAAAGAACCTAGATTCCGTTCGCAAGCTACTTCCTTTTATACTGAACTGCTGAATAATAATTATAGAAGTCAAACGAATGACCCTGTAAATGACCCTGTAAATGACCCTGTAAATGACCCTGTAAAATCATTTACTTTACTGCAAAAGGACTTAATCTCATTGTTAAAAGAAACCCCGACTATAACTCGGCCTGAATTATGTGAACGTTTAAACGTAAGTCTGGCAACAATCAGAAGGGCTATAGCTCAATTAAAAGAGCTAAACATTATAGAACGAATAGGTTCAGACAAAGCAGGATACTGGAAAGTGAAATCGGGAGTGGACAAATTAATAAAAGGAAGATGA